The Synechococcus sp. BL107 nucleotide sequence ATGGCCCGTGTTCCCCTCAGTTCAGGACTAAACTGTTTATTGAACTGCTGTGTTGGTGAAGGCCTTTTCTAGTGCTCTGATCTGACTCTCTTTCGACTTGGGGAGGCTGTCGTGACGGTGACGTAAACCGGCCTTGTAGCTGGAAACGAAGCCCCACTTTGACTCCCCTTCTGGTTAACCCCAGGTCGACCACAATCGGTCACACGGCATGGTGGTTCACCCTTATCACTCAACCGCTTGACGACTCGGCTTTGCACCTAAGGCCGATGACGTTCCAGCGCACTTTGCAGCTGAGATTCCTCAAGATTGGTCACGATGAACACTTCTTGGACACTGCTCCCTTTCCGCGCGACCAGCTTGTAGCCGCCGCGGATGGTTGTGGATACGCGTAATTGCAGGGACTGACTTCGCCCCCTGACGCGATTAATCACAGCAGGGGTGATGGTTTGGATTCCTTTTTCCCCAGCCAGGGATTTCAACCAAGGGATTAAACCCTCGACATAGGTGCTGTGGGTAATAACGACCCGTCCCAAACCTGAATCAAAACCCAAGAACTGGTGAAAGCTAGCGGGAACGGCTATGCCGAAGAGAGGTGCTCTCGGTCGTGATGTTGAAATCCGTCGATGCTGTGCATATTGCTGTTCACGGACCTCTGACGAAGGCCTGTGGCCCTAAGACGCGAATGCTGACTGCGGAAGTTCATGGCCCAGAGGTTCGGGGTCTTGCACTGTGTCCAGGTCGTGTCGTTCGGTACGTGTTCGATGCACGGAACGAACACTTCAAAACCATGGATCTTCTCAGGCTGGCAACATCGACCCGTCTGCCTGCGGCGTGACTTAACAGCGATCTAAGGGAGCCATGGTGAGTCCCTCCGTTTGCAGTTGTTGGTGATACAGCTCAGCTTGCTCAAGCGGCCCACGCCACACCTCGGCAGATCCCTCACCATCAATGCGATGGGCCAAACCCCAGGCCTTGTCTTCGTCCATGCCGGGAATAATCTTTCGAAGACAATCCACGACATGTTGGAAGGTGTTGACGTCGTCGTCGAGAACGATGACTTTGGCTTCCGGATAGCGCTGAGTGGTTTTTTGCCGCTCCAGAAGCGTCGAAGATGAAGGGCTGGAGCTGGTCATGACAGTAATTTTCAATGGAGCTGGAGCAAACGCAAACCTAGGTAGGATTTTTGAAACAGACCTGGATTCAGTGTTATTCACCGTCGCCTGGGCATCTCTTGCCGCCATGTTCAGTTTCTCAATCGCGATGGTGGTGTGGGGTCGTAACGGTGACGGCACACTGAAGTTCTGAACGCACCGTGCTTTCAGATTCACCGTTGTTGAGCCAAGCCTTAGCAATAGCTGCAGCGTTTTTACTGGTTTTTGTCAGTGTTTCGGTGATTTATCTCTCCGCTATTGAATGGCGAGATCGTCGTCGTAGAAAAGTTCCTTCTCGCTCTAGCCGTTGACGTTGATGGTCCCCCGTTGTTTTCGGGACCATCCGATCACAACGGCTTTTATTGTCCTGTTGAGCGCAGCCTCTGGGGCGAGACTCCTTACGTCCGGTCGTGCGCTTGCGCCCAGGTTGTCCGATCAGGGGAGTCTGCTTTTTTTTCTTCGGGAATCTCGGTTAATCCAGAGCTTCAACGTTGATTCCGCAGAGTTGCCCCCAGATGTTTGGCAAAGGCGTCTTGGCCTTAAAGCGGCAGCCAAACGATGGCAGTCATCCAAAGGACATCGCTGGTGGATGGTGTGGCTTCAAGATGGATCACCGTTATTGGTGCTTCATCGGACAAAAGCCAGTGAGCCTTCAAGGGTTTCATCGACGTTCCCAGATGTCGAACTTTTGTTCGCAGACGAACTTCATCGAAAAAGCTTTTTCTCGAAATCTCCTTCCCGAATTTCAACGCGTTCCATCCTTGAAGAAGACTGCATTGATCGGCTCACCAGATCCCCTGCAGTTGCTTGGAATCCCTCGGGTTTATCGGCCATCGCAGGACCCCTTGCCTTTGCGTTGAATAGCGGTTCTCATGGCTGCCTGAGCTTGACGTTGGATGGACGTCAACGATTGCGCCTCGATGGATCGGTCTCGTCAAGACCGCTGTCATCAGCGCCAAGGTCCTTAAGACGTCCCCCTGGAATTGAATCCGGGTTTCAGGCGTTCGTTGATGCCACCCCAATGAACAATCGGCTTGCTCTCCATTGGCAAGGCGCTTCGACGAAGCCGCTCTTCTCCTCACTTCTTCAACGCCGATTGATTTCGGATGCGATTGAAAAAACCTACGGCCTCACTCCAGATTTTCAGGCTGCATGGTTAGGAGCCCCTTTGGATTTAAAGGCTCAACTCAGAAACGACGGCCCTTTTAAGGCATCAATTCAGCTCAGCGTTGTATTCCATGCTCGGCATGCTGAAACACTTCAGACGGGTTTGACATCCGTGGCCTCAAATCTTGAACTGCGAGGTTTGCGGCCTCAGGTGAGTCCGTCGGCTGCTGGAACCAACGGTCAATCCACAGTTCTCATGTGGAAAGGCCAAGGACAATCTGTTCTTGGACGATGGTCTGTGGACTCGACGACGCCAAATCAGATCTCCCTTCAACTATCCCTGGGTGGAGCGTCAGTTTCTCGTCTTCCGTCTTCAATCCAGAGGCCAACCTCAGGATTGCGCATCCGTTTTGACGCCAAGCAGCTACGAGATTTGGGCTGGTTGAAGGCAACATGGCCCAGGTCGGTGCAGCAAGCAGGCCAAGGGGAGCTTCTGCTTAAGCCGATGCTGGGCCACAGATCTGGACAAGCAGAGACCTGGTACTGGCTGAAAGGTCAGCTTTCACTGCGTTGAGCCTGCTCTGCCTGACGACGTTCTTTCTTCCGCCGCTCAGCTGCAATTGTTTCCTGGACGAGCTCAACAGCTGCAGACATGCGTTCACTGTTGGCGGCAAAAAGGCTGAGGTCCTTTTCGACCCTCTCCGCAGGGAAGTTGAGGGTCGTGGAAACCTCTTTGCAGCGTTTACGCAATTCAGTTTCATCCGGTTGCTCAGCATCTCCCTTGGCTTCCTCAAAGAGACGGAAAACACCAATCGCCATCAGCCGTGAATAGTGACTACCTTCACCAAGCTTTTGTTTAGCCAGGTGAGACTCCATGCCGTCGATCGATTCAGATTTGGCTGCATCGATGCATTGCTTGGATTCTTTGCGAAAGGTGGTGGCGTTATACCCGTTGCTGCTGCATAGAGCGTCAAAAAGACCGGTGATGTGGTCTTCAGGGCGATATCCCTGGGAGAACGTCTCGAAAACGGTGCACAAGCCCACTGAGAAGAGAGGGGTGGTCTTAAAACTGCTCTGATGACTCAGGAGGTGCAGCTCCACAAGCAGTTCATCGGCCAGTCTCCGGTAAAGCGGTGCGATGACATGGGGGAAGGCCTGGTGAAACGCCCGCTTGCTGTCTGCGATGGTTTGACGTTCGCCCAACGGTGGCACCCCGAATGAATGGCGAAACCCTAGCGTCGAAGCCGTCCCCGTTAGGATTATTAAGTTCGCTAATGGCCAAATGATCCCCATCGTGATCGAGGAGTCCGGCCGGGGGGAAAGGGCCTTTGACATTTACTCGCGACTCCTTCGCGAGCGAATCATCTTCCTCGGGGAAGCCGTAACAAGTGATTCGGCCAACAGAATCGTTGCGCAAATGTTGTTCCTCGAGGCTGAGGATCCTGAGAAAGACATTTATCTGTACATCAACTCCCCCGGTGGGTCCGTTTACGACGGTTTGGGGATTTTCGACACCATGCAACACATCAAACCTGATGTTCAAACGGTGTGTGTTGGTCTTGCCGCAAGCATGGGGGCCTTCCTCCTTTGTGCAGGTACAAAAGGAAAGCGGAGCAGCTTGCAACATTCCAGGATCATGATTCACCAGCCGCTGGGTGGAGCGAGCGGACAGGCCAGTGATATTCGGATTCAGGCTGATGAAATTCTCTACCTAAAGGATCGTCTGAATACAGAATTGTCTGACCGCACCGGTCAGCCCCTCGACCGTATTCAAGAAGACACTGACCGTGATTTCTTCATGTCTCCAAGTGAAGCCGTTAGTTACGGACTGATTGATTCAGTGATCGACAAGCGCCCTGTGCAAGCGGTCGCTTGAGAAAAACCCCACGTCCTTCCAAAATCTGTCCAGTTTGCCAGCGACCCTTCGAATGGAGAAAAGCATGGAAACAATGTTGGGAGGATGTGGTGTATTGCTCAGAACGATGTAGACGCCGAAAAAATACAATTAAGTGATTGAGTACTTAGATAGGTTTAAATTCTGATATAAATTATCCCGCCTTTTTTCTTGCAGGGGTGTGTTCTAATTAGCTTTGTTTGTGTTGGTGTCTAAATATCTGTAATTCATCATGGTCATGGTCAATTAAAAAGCTCCAGCCATTGATTAATGGCTGGAGCTTTCAATGAATCACAAGAAATACTTGTGAATCAGTTCAGAATTGGCACAGTTCGGTCCTTTTCAGGAACTGAAGTGAATTCAGCAACGATTGATTTAAATTCGTCGCCATCCATGGTTTCTTTCTCAATCAGGATTTCGACCAACTGATCCATAGCTTCCCGATTGGCTGCAACTAAGGCGACTGTTTCTTCATAACAACGCTTCACCATGCTGCGAACCTGGGTATCCACCTGTTGGGAAATCGACTCGGAGATTTCACTACGAGACATCAAATCCCTGCCTAGAAACACTTCTTGGCCACCGCCCTCAAGTGCTACAGGTCCAAGGTCACTCATGCCAAGCCGGGTGACCATGTTCCGAGCCATCGAAGCCACTTGCTGAATGTCACCGCCGGCACCTGTGGTGACCTCCTGATGACCAAACACCACGTCTTCAGCTGCTCGACCACCTAAGGCACCCATGATGCGAGCCTTGAGCTGGGCGCGGGTAACCAGTGTCTGCTCCTCGTCAGGGGAGAACCAGGTCAGGCCTTGGGCTTGGCCGCGTGGCACAAGGGTGACTTTTTGGACAGGGTCGTGGGCTTTGACCAGGGTTCCGACAAGAGCATGACCTACTTCGTGGTAAGCAATCAGCCGCTTGCTACGGCCATCGGTTAGTGGACGTCCTTCCATGCCGGCAATGATGCGATCGACAGCGTCGTCGATTTCACTCAAGCCAATGGAATCCTTTCGGCGTCGTGCGGTCAGGATTGCCGCTTCATTCATCAAGTTGGCTAGATCAGCACCGGTGAAACCGGGGGTCCGGCGGGCAATACTTTCCAGAGAGAGTTCACCATCAAGCTTCTTGTTGCGGCAGTGAACATCAAGAATGGCGAGGCGTCCTTTGATATCTGGTGCATCAACGGTGACCTGGCGATCAAAACGACCGGGACGCAATAAGGCCGAATCAAGAACATCAGGACGGTTGGTGGCCGCAATGATGATGATTCCGCTGTTTCCTTCGAAACCATCCATCTCCGTGAGGAGTTGGTTGAGAGTTTGTTCTCTCTCGTCGTTGCCACCACCAACGCCAGCGCCGCGTTGACGACCAACGGCATCAATCTCATCAATAAAGATCAAGCAAGGGCTGTTTTCTTTTGCCTTTTTGAACAGATCGCGAACACGGCTGGCACCAACACCAACAAACATCTCAACGAATTCAGAGCCTGAAAGGGCAAAGAACGGAACACCGGCTTCACCGGCGATGGCTTTGGCGAGCAAAGTCTTGCCAGTGCCAGGAGGTCCGACGAGTAAGAGACCCCGAGGAATTTGAGCACCAACAGATGTGAACCGTTCTGGCTGCTTGAGGAAGGTGACGACCTCTTCGAGCTCTTGCTTTGCTTCTGTGACGCCTGCGACGTCGTCGAACATCACACCGGTCTCAGCTTCCATCATGAATTTGGCCTTGCTTTTGCCAAATTGCATGGCCTGACCTGGACCGCCAGGCATGTTGCTGTTGCGTCGGGCCAAGAAAATCAGGGATCCGATCAAGAGCAATGGGAACAACAAGTTGCCCAAGAGTCCAAGCGCTGGCGGGGTGCTCTTGGGGGGGTGGACATCAA carries:
- a CDS encoding DUF2256 domain-containing protein, yielding MRKTPRPSKICPVCQRPFEWRKAWKQCWEDVVYCSERCRRRKNTIK
- the clpP gene encoding ATP-dependent Clp endopeptidase proteolytic subunit ClpP, with amino-acid sequence MIPIVIEESGRGERAFDIYSRLLRERIIFLGEAVTSDSANRIVAQMLFLEAEDPEKDIYLYINSPGGSVYDGLGIFDTMQHIKPDVQTVCVGLAASMGAFLLCAGTKGKRSSLQHSRIMIHQPLGGASGQASDIRIQADEILYLKDRLNTELSDRTGQPLDRIQEDTDRDFFMSPSEAVSYGLIDSVIDKRPVQAVA
- the petN gene encoding cytochrome b6-f complex subunit PetN gives rise to the protein MLFTVAWASLAAMFSFSIAMVVWGRNGDGTLKF
- a CDS encoding DUF2103 domain-containing protein, giving the protein MGRVVITHSTYVEGLIPWLKSLAGEKGIQTITPAVINRVRGRSQSLQLRVSTTIRGGYKLVARKGSSVQEVFIVTNLEESQLQSALERHRP
- the clpS gene encoding ATP-dependent Clp protease adapter ClpS, translated to MTSSSPSSSTLLERQKTTQRYPEAKVIVLDDDVNTFQHVVDCLRKIIPGMDEDKAWGLAHRIDGEGSAEVWRGPLEQAELYHQQLQTEGLTMAPLDRC
- the ftsH gene encoding ATP-dependent zinc metalloprotease FtsH, translated to MNQRWRLLALWLLPIGVVLLIGWQVLSNGGINGMSQNNSGGNSPTVAPRNAAVARMSYGRFLDYVEAGRITAVDIYDGGRNAVVEAVDPDLDNRVQRLRVDLPGLAPELINTLKQEGISFDVHPPKSTPPALGLLGNLLFPLLLIGSLIFLARRNSNMPGGPGQAMQFGKSKAKFMMEAETGVMFDDVAGVTEAKQELEEVVTFLKQPERFTSVGAQIPRGLLLVGPPGTGKTLLAKAIAGEAGVPFFALSGSEFVEMFVGVGASRVRDLFKKAKENSPCLIFIDEIDAVGRQRGAGVGGGNDEREQTLNQLLTEMDGFEGNSGIIIIAATNRPDVLDSALLRPGRFDRQVTVDAPDIKGRLAILDVHCRNKKLDGELSLESIARRTPGFTGADLANLMNEAAILTARRRKDSIGLSEIDDAVDRIIAGMEGRPLTDGRSKRLIAYHEVGHALVGTLVKAHDPVQKVTLVPRGQAQGLTWFSPDEEQTLVTRAQLKARIMGALGGRAAEDVVFGHQEVTTGAGGDIQQVASMARNMVTRLGMSDLGPVALEGGGQEVFLGRDLMSRSEISESISQQVDTQVRSMVKRCYEETVALVAANREAMDQLVEILIEKETMDGDEFKSIVAEFTSVPEKDRTVPILN
- the psb29 gene encoding photosystem II biogenesis protein Psp29: MGERQTIADSKRAFHQAFPHVIAPLYRRLADELLVELHLLSHQSSFKTTPLFSVGLCTVFETFSQGYRPEDHITGLFDALCSSNGYNATTFRKESKQCIDAAKSESIDGMESHLAKQKLGEGSHYSRLMAIGVFRLFEEAKGDAEQPDETELRKRCKEVSTTLNFPAERVEKDLSLFAANSERMSAAVELVQETIAAERRKKERRQAEQAQRSES